Proteins encoded in a region of the Brevefilum fermentans genome:
- a CDS encoding queuosine precursor transporter, translating into MKKQDNHSAIQSFQFLDILTMIFVLTLVLSNIASSAKIIDWGARLGNLSLSFDAGTILFPISYIVGDVLTEVYGYKRSRRIIWLGFGALAFSALVFWFVQVLPGEATWQASVGQENFNKILGSMSSGAIVVASLAGYLAGSFSNAMVMASMKVRTKGKFLWARTIGSSVIGQAFDTFAFILIASALGVFPWSLFWSLTITNYIFKLGIEIVVTPLTYRVVNKLKHAEDIDVFDDGTDFSPFKF; encoded by the coding sequence GTGAAAAAACAAGACAATCACTCCGCAATACAATCCTTTCAATTTCTGGACATCCTCACGATGATCTTTGTCCTGACATTGGTGCTCAGCAATATCGCCTCCTCCGCCAAGATCATCGATTGGGGAGCCCGCCTGGGGAACTTATCTCTCAGCTTTGATGCTGGGACGATCCTGTTCCCGATCAGCTATATCGTTGGTGATGTTCTGACCGAAGTTTACGGTTACAAACGATCTCGGCGCATCATCTGGCTCGGCTTTGGCGCCCTGGCTTTCAGTGCGCTGGTGTTCTGGTTTGTCCAGGTACTTCCCGGAGAAGCCACCTGGCAGGCCAGTGTCGGCCAGGAAAACTTTAACAAGATTCTGGGAAGCATGAGCTCAGGCGCCATCGTTGTCGCCAGCCTGGCAGGGTACCTGGCTGGATCTTTTTCCAATGCCATGGTCATGGCTTCGATGAAAGTCCGTACCAAAGGTAAATTCCTGTGGGCGCGCACGATCGGTAGCAGTGTCATCGGGCAGGCTTTTGATACCTTTGCCTTCATCTTAATTGCCAGCGCCCTGGGCGTGTTCCCATGGAGCTTGTTCTGGAGTCTGACCATTACCAATTATATCTTTAAACTCGGTATTGAAATCGTCGTAACACCTCTCACCTATCGGGTTGTTAACAAGTTAAAGCACGCAGAAGATATCGACGTTTTCGACGATGGAACCGACTTTTCACCTTTCAAGTTCTGA
- the rsmI gene encoding 16S rRNA (cytidine(1402)-2'-O)-methyltransferase: MYIVATPIGNPRDITLRALDILKQVDAIICEDLRQGSRLLRQLGVENELLTLNEHNEAEESEFIVLRLAQGESMAIISDAGTPVFADPGRHLLDLCYQAGISISPIPGSSSLMAALSLSNFPIDRFIFAGFPPVKSEHREGFLARYKSESVPVILMDTPYRLTKLLTEVQSVFGKSQDILLACDLTLKQETIYRGNIADILPKVTGQKREFILILNLNKLQRKR, encoded by the coding sequence TTGTACATCGTTGCAACGCCCATTGGCAATCCCCGTGACATTACCTTGCGCGCCCTGGATATCCTCAAGCAGGTCGATGCCATCATCTGTGAAGACCTTCGCCAGGGAAGCCGCCTGCTCCGTCAACTGGGTGTAGAAAACGAACTGCTCACCTTAAATGAGCACAATGAAGCTGAAGAATCGGAGTTCATCGTCCTGCGCCTGGCACAGGGCGAATCTATGGCCATCATTTCAGATGCTGGCACCCCCGTTTTTGCCGACCCGGGTCGGCACCTGCTGGACCTGTGCTACCAGGCAGGCATCTCGATTTCACCGATTCCGGGGTCTTCCTCTTTGATGGCTGCTCTTTCACTCAGCAATTTTCCCATCGATCGCTTCATATTTGCAGGGTTCCCACCCGTAAAAAGCGAGCATCGCGAAGGTTTCCTTGCCAGATATAAATCCGAATCCGTCCCGGTGATTCTGATGGACACGCCTTATCGCCTGACCAAACTTCTGACCGAAGTGCAATCTGTATTCGGGAAAAGCCAGGATATCCTCCTGGCATGCGACCTGACCCTCAAGCAAGAGACGATCTACCGGGGAAACATCGCAGACATCCTGCCGAAAGTCACCGGCCAGAAGCGTGAGTTTATCCTGATCCTCAACCTCAACAAGCTGCAAAGGAAACGCTAA
- a CDS encoding diacylglycerol/lipid kinase family protein, which translates to MKQICIIVNPTAGKGAAKKLLPEIEQVIDGLGLDYEIKFTDHPGHGIQLTEEACFEEYKTLVAVGGDGTVNEVINGMMRAKQKNALLPNLAVLPVGRGNDFSFGMGIPQDLVAACQLLANGNSREIDIGFVKGGDYPDGRYFGNGVGIGFDTVVGFEAAKLPPYIDGVPAYLYAALKTIFLYFKAPLIRLDIDGEIIEQPCILVSMMNGRRMGGSFMFAPASESDDGILNLCIAGQVTRWQVIGLFPQVMSGTHEKNPAIKMLTGKAIKISAIEGTLPVHADGETICVAGDALEVDILPRALRLVSP; encoded by the coding sequence TTGAAACAGATCTGTATTATTGTTAATCCGACTGCAGGTAAGGGTGCAGCAAAAAAATTATTACCTGAAATTGAACAAGTTATCGATGGGCTCGGTCTGGACTATGAAATTAAATTTACAGATCACCCCGGGCATGGCATCCAATTGACAGAAGAAGCTTGTTTTGAAGAATACAAGACTCTGGTGGCGGTTGGGGGAGATGGGACGGTTAACGAAGTCATCAACGGGATGATGCGTGCAAAACAAAAGAACGCATTGCTGCCAAACCTGGCGGTTTTGCCTGTTGGACGCGGCAATGATTTCTCTTTTGGCATGGGTATTCCCCAGGATCTTGTCGCTGCTTGCCAGTTGTTAGCAAACGGAAATTCCAGGGAGATTGACATTGGTTTTGTGAAAGGTGGCGACTATCCTGACGGTCGTTATTTCGGAAATGGCGTCGGCATCGGATTTGATACAGTCGTTGGATTTGAAGCAGCGAAACTTCCGCCTTATATCGATGGTGTCCCGGCATACCTGTATGCAGCACTGAAGACCATCTTTTTGTACTTCAAAGCACCGCTTATTCGGTTGGATATTGATGGCGAAATCATCGAACAACCCTGTATTTTGGTGTCGATGATGAATGGGCGGCGGATGGGGGGTTCTTTCATGTTTGCGCCCGCGTCCGAATCTGATGATGGCATATTAAACCTGTGTATTGCCGGGCAGGTGACCCGCTGGCAAGTTATAGGTTTGTTCCCGCAGGTCATGTCGGGGACGCATGAGAAAAATCCAGCGATTAAGATGCTCACAGGAAAGGCGATTAAGATCAGCGCAATTGAAGGCACATTGCCTGTGCATGCGGACGGCGAAACGATTTGTGTCGCCGGTGATGCTCTTGAAGTTGATATTCTCCCACGAGCTTTGAGGTTGGTGTCTCCATGA
- a CDS encoding lysophospholipid acyltransferase family protein, which translates to MKTPLTWLVNTIIRTILYCILKIDISEIKKVPKRGPLILAVNHVNFLDAPVLITHMGSRSFTGFAKRETWDNPLMAFLFTLWGGIPIDRGVADFNAFKAAKDALLVKKQLLAIAPEGTRSGDGRLLQGKPGIAILASKADVPILPLVYYGHEDISQNLRRLKRTPFHVRVGKPFRCKFSGQERNKEIMQAVTDAIMLEIADLLPEKYHGEYRGVTMDRGKYLEYIDSTSGEEIPQALGEQFSHA; encoded by the coding sequence ATGAAAACTCCACTGACCTGGTTGGTCAATACAATCATTCGGACCATCCTGTATTGCATACTTAAAATTGACATCTCAGAGATAAAAAAAGTGCCAAAACGTGGCCCGCTGATTCTTGCTGTTAATCATGTTAATTTTTTGGATGCACCTGTGTTGATCACCCACATGGGATCACGCTCATTTACAGGGTTTGCCAAACGCGAAACCTGGGATAATCCATTGATGGCATTTTTGTTTACCCTGTGGGGCGGAATTCCGATTGATCGAGGGGTTGCTGATTTTAATGCTTTCAAAGCGGCTAAAGATGCTTTGCTGGTCAAAAAACAACTTCTAGCCATCGCTCCGGAGGGTACACGTTCAGGCGACGGTCGTTTGCTTCAAGGAAAGCCTGGCATCGCCATTCTGGCGAGCAAGGCTGATGTTCCAATCCTCCCGCTAGTCTATTATGGTCACGAGGATATCTCACAGAATCTTCGCCGCTTAAAACGGACACCATTTCATGTGAGAGTTGGAAAACCCTTTCGGTGTAAGTTTTCTGGTCAGGAGAGGAACAAAGAAATTATGCAAGCTGTTACCGACGCCATCATGCTGGAAATTGCTGACCTGCTGCCGGAGAAATACCACGGAGAATATCGGGGGGTTACGATGGATCGTGGAAAGTATCTTGAATATATCGATTCAACTTCGGGGGAGGAGATTCCGCAGGCGCTTGGAGAGCAATTTTCCCACGCCTAG
- a CDS encoding class I SAM-dependent methyltransferase yields MKVENQLIQELVGQILNTRKYRHLGLNQATIEDLVRQEALQQGSQKAILKAVRRKLHNIVAPYLGQPDYPALTKELYKIEDFALDSPQLKNFCLKVLSQHASTAERIPIMDEFYTQLFQAVGKPQVIFDLACGLHPLALPWMGLPPSVRYHAFDIIQPRVDFINLFLSKIGLTPLAENRDILANPPEGAADLAFFFKEAHRFEKRQPGCNRVFWSALKVKKLAVSLPATDLSGTHSLQQRHRDLVFSNLPEGLPVQEIRIENEIVFLIDKTQGTHNG; encoded by the coding sequence ATGAAGGTTGAAAATCAGCTCATCCAGGAGCTTGTCGGTCAGATCCTCAACACCAGGAAATACCGTCATCTGGGGTTGAATCAGGCCACCATTGAAGACCTGGTCCGACAAGAAGCGCTTCAGCAGGGGTCACAAAAAGCGATCCTCAAAGCCGTCCGGCGGAAATTACACAACATCGTCGCACCCTACCTGGGTCAACCCGATTATCCTGCTCTGACAAAAGAACTTTACAAAATCGAAGATTTTGCCCTCGATTCCCCGCAGTTAAAGAATTTTTGCCTCAAAGTGCTCTCTCAGCATGCTTCCACAGCAGAACGCATCCCAATCATGGACGAGTTTTACACGCAACTTTTCCAGGCAGTCGGGAAACCGCAGGTGATCTTCGACCTGGCTTGCGGCTTGCATCCCCTGGCGTTGCCCTGGATGGGGTTACCCCCTTCAGTCCGCTACCATGCCTTTGATATCATCCAACCCAGGGTGGACTTTATTAACCTTTTTCTATCAAAAATCGGATTAACACCCCTGGCTGAAAACAGGGACATCCTTGCCAACCCGCCAGAAGGCGCCGCTGATCTCGCGTTTTTCTTCAAAGAGGCGCACCGTTTCGAAAAGCGTCAACCCGGATGCAACCGTGTCTTCTGGAGTGCTCTGAAGGTTAAAAAACTGGCCGTCTCCTTGCCCGCTACTGACCTCTCCGGCACCCATAGCCTGCAACAAAGACATCGCGATTTGGTCTTTTCCAACCTGCCTGAAGGTCTGCCCGTTCAGGAAATAAGGATCGAAAACGAGATTGTCTTTCTGATTGATAAAACCCAGGGAACTCACAATGGCTGA
- a CDS encoding tRNA-ribosyltransferase family protein, producing MQTPQKMQIRDKALTLPAFLPDATLGYVRAVDSRDLESVGIQGLVMNTFHLMQKPGSSTIQSFSGLHNFADWHKVIVTDSGGFQAYSLIHQSEQFGTLTDRGILFRPDGKGRKLLLSPEKSIQLQISYGSDVVICLDDCTHVDASRAQQEISVKRTLDWAKRCKQEYNLQLDQRKISDVDRPLIFSVIQGGGYADLRKMCADGLLEIGFDAFGYGGWPLNSQGQLLTDIVGLTRELVPSSYHMHALGIGHPLNLVKTFRLGYDLFDCALPTRDARHGRLMRYNLPPDQPLQGEDWLEYVYLQDKKHIKVDRPISDDCDCPVCQHYSLGYLHHLFKTGDWLYYRLATLHNLRFMTQLTERLQNDHG from the coding sequence ATGCAGACACCACAAAAAATGCAAATTCGGGATAAAGCACTCACCTTGCCAGCTTTTCTCCCCGATGCAACCCTGGGATATGTGCGCGCAGTGGATTCACGTGATCTGGAGAGCGTTGGCATTCAAGGTCTGGTCATGAACACCTTTCACCTGATGCAGAAACCCGGTTCGAGTACCATTCAATCCTTTTCTGGCTTGCACAACTTTGCCGATTGGCACAAAGTGATTGTGACCGATTCGGGTGGATTCCAGGCGTACTCGCTGATCCATCAATCCGAACAGTTCGGCACCCTCACCGACCGCGGCATCCTCTTCCGTCCTGATGGTAAGGGCAGAAAACTGCTCCTCTCGCCAGAGAAGAGCATCCAATTACAGATCAGCTACGGCAGTGATGTGGTCATCTGCCTCGATGACTGTACCCACGTGGACGCGTCTCGCGCACAGCAAGAAATCAGCGTCAAGCGCACCCTGGATTGGGCGAAGCGCTGCAAGCAGGAATACAATCTCCAACTCGATCAGCGCAAAATTTCCGATGTCGACCGCCCCCTGATCTTCAGCGTGATTCAAGGCGGTGGTTACGCCGACCTGCGCAAGATGTGCGCAGATGGCTTGCTGGAGATCGGCTTTGACGCCTTTGGGTATGGCGGTTGGCCATTAAATTCCCAGGGACAATTGCTCACCGACATTGTCGGACTGACTCGAGAGCTGGTGCCTTCAAGTTATCACATGCACGCGCTGGGGATCGGGCACCCGCTTAACCTGGTCAAGACTTTTCGCCTCGGCTATGACCTCTTTGATTGCGCCCTGCCCACCCGTGATGCACGACACGGCCGATTGATGCGTTACAACCTTCCACCGGATCAGCCCCTGCAGGGTGAAGACTGGCTGGAATATGTCTATCTCCAGGACAAAAAACACATCAAGGTCGATCGACCAATATCAGATGATTGCGATTGCCCCGTGTGCCAGCATTACAGCCTGGGTTATCTGCACCACCTTTTCAAAACCGGAGACTGGCTTTATTACCGTCTGGCGACTCTGCACAACCTGCGCTTCATGACCCAGCTCACGGAAAGGCTGCAGAACGACCATGGATAA
- a CDS encoding class I SAM-dependent methyltransferase: protein MDNPQLEQLANQVLSGAKYKHITSNLVRRLCQEAITAGFAGKAAVKFVRNKLHQVGGAYLKQKSIYAAAIQQLKDLPREFNSPETQDFCRRMLQSHASTAERLPIIETFFQTCLTPIAPVTGIIDLACGLNPLALPWIPVADHVQYFACDIYLDLLDLVNAFFDQFCINGAAEPCDLIAEVPAERAQVAFLLKSIPCLEQMEKSIGERLLEDTPADHILVSFPVHSLAGRKKGMSAFYKEHFLKLVGGKPWEIQEFLFQTELAFLVSK from the coding sequence ATGGATAACCCACAGCTTGAGCAGTTAGCCAACCAGGTGCTCTCGGGCGCCAAATACAAGCACATCACCTCGAACCTGGTACGGCGTTTGTGCCAGGAAGCAATCACTGCTGGTTTCGCAGGCAAAGCTGCCGTCAAGTTTGTGCGCAACAAACTCCACCAGGTTGGCGGCGCCTATCTCAAACAAAAATCAATTTACGCCGCCGCTATCCAACAGTTGAAAGATCTCCCCAGAGAGTTCAATTCGCCTGAAACCCAGGATTTCTGCCGCCGGATGCTGCAATCCCATGCCTCTACTGCTGAACGCCTGCCCATTATTGAAACCTTTTTCCAAACCTGCCTGACGCCGATCGCGCCGGTCACCGGCATCATTGATTTGGCGTGTGGGTTGAATCCTCTGGCGCTCCCCTGGATACCCGTTGCAGACCATGTTCAGTATTTTGCCTGCGACATCTACCTAGATTTGCTGGATCTGGTCAACGCTTTTTTTGATCAATTCTGCATCAACGGTGCGGCTGAGCCCTGCGATTTGATCGCTGAGGTTCCCGCCGAAAGAGCCCAGGTCGCCTTTTTACTTAAATCGATCCCCTGTTTGGAACAAATGGAAAAATCTATCGGTGAGCGTTTGCTGGAGGACACACCTGCGGATCACATCCTGGTCAGCTTTCCAGTTCATAGCCTGGCTGGGCGAAAAAAAGGCATGTCCGCATTCTACAAAGAGCATTTTTTAAAGCTGGTCGGTGGAAAACCCTGGGAAATTCAGGAGTTTCTTTTCCAAACCGAACTGGCTTTTTTGGTGTCAAAATGA
- the rimO gene encoding 30S ribosomal protein S12 methylthiotransferase RimO: MTKQAKGTYHLVSLGCPKNLVDSESMSRLLNQRGLVASSIPEKSEYLIVNTCGFLTAARREAITILRSLVSEKQPWQKLIATGCMPELHRQELLDSVPGLDGILGTRRWMDILDLIDQVDRHDRKRPYLHCSQITSDPVETRRVAIQGGSAYLKIADGCRRSCSYCLIPLIKGNLISRPIDEIIKDAKALQDLGIKEIILIAQDTTDYGHDLGMQDGLTRLLEALLKAVPHIPWIRLLYAFPGYVTDNLIQLMKNEAQVLPYLDIPLQHADPAVLRAMRRPSDIEAVSRAIAHIRAEIEGIALRTTMIVGFPGEDDLAFQRLVDFVQTQRFDHLGTFAYSFEPGAPAEPLGDPISEDTKADRVEQLMHIQAEISLARNQSFIDKVLDVIIEGIDDENRISIGRSYRDAPEIDGLVIVEGIAPIGEIVAVKIHSAITYDLIGKLV, translated from the coding sequence ATGACTAAACAGGCTAAAGGAACTTATCACCTGGTTTCCCTGGGCTGTCCAAAAAACCTGGTGGATTCAGAATCAATGTCCCGGCTGTTGAATCAGCGTGGATTGGTCGCTTCCAGTATCCCAGAAAAATCAGAATACCTGATTGTCAACACCTGCGGATTTTTGACTGCAGCCCGCCGGGAAGCCATCACAATACTCCGAAGTCTGGTCAGTGAAAAACAGCCCTGGCAGAAATTGATCGCTACCGGGTGCATGCCCGAACTGCACCGTCAGGAATTACTCGATTCTGTGCCCGGTTTGGACGGGATCCTGGGTACCAGGCGCTGGATGGACATCCTGGACCTCATTGATCAAGTCGATCGGCATGATCGGAAGAGACCGTATTTACATTGCTCTCAAATAACCTCAGATCCAGTTGAAACACGCCGTGTGGCTATCCAGGGTGGCAGCGCCTATCTAAAAATCGCTGATGGCTGCCGCAGATCCTGTTCTTATTGCTTGATCCCATTGATTAAAGGCAATCTGATCAGTCGCCCGATTGATGAAATTATTAAGGACGCAAAAGCTTTACAGGATCTTGGAATCAAGGAGATCATTCTCATCGCCCAGGATACCACAGATTATGGGCACGATTTGGGGATGCAGGACGGGTTAACCCGGCTGTTAGAAGCTCTGCTCAAGGCAGTTCCCCACATTCCCTGGATCCGCTTGTTATATGCCTTTCCAGGTTATGTGACAGACAATCTAATCCAGTTGATGAAAAATGAAGCACAAGTCCTCCCCTACCTGGATATTCCCCTCCAGCACGCTGACCCGGCTGTCCTGCGTGCGATGCGTCGCCCATCCGATATCGAGGCTGTCTCCCGGGCAATTGCCCACATCCGTGCCGAAATCGAGGGTATTGCCCTGAGAACAACGATGATTGTCGGTTTTCCCGGTGAGGATGACCTCGCCTTCCAAAGGTTGGTGGACTTCGTCCAAACCCAGCGTTTTGATCACCTGGGAACGTTTGCCTATTCCTTTGAACCGGGTGCTCCTGCCGAGCCCCTGGGCGACCCGATCTCAGAAGACACCAAAGCCGATCGGGTTGAACAACTCATGCACATTCAAGCTGAGATCTCTTTAGCGCGTAATCAATCCTTCATCGATAAGGTGCTGGATGTCATTATTGAAGGCATCGACGATGAAAACCGAATCTCAATTGGGCGATCCTACCGGGATGCCCCCGAAATTGACGGCTTAGTTATAGTTGAAGGAATTGCCCCGATTGGTGAAATAGTGGCAGTGAAGATCCATAGTGCAATCACCTACGACCTGATCGGTAAACTCGTCTGA
- a CDS encoding RsmE family RNA methyltransferase, translated as MHHFFLSPDDIHDLQVIFPDRVAHQIKHVLRLAKGDRVAVLDNRGIIYTVVLRDETAKGQRVGDIVRTQMATSEPRVQISLFIGLSSREKMEWIFQKGTEIGVSAFCPFVSTRTLISNTGLTEGKMSRWKRIIQEAAEQSGRGKLPVLNAPEKLADCFLNATQTNGLCLLAWEGLPEGRVNFKEALRGFTGDKLALFVGPEGGFSDAEVASAQGAGCQLVTLGARIFRMETAAIVFPALALHELGSE; from the coding sequence ATGCACCATTTCTTTTTAAGTCCGGATGACATCCACGATTTACAGGTCATCTTCCCTGACCGGGTTGCTCACCAAATCAAGCATGTCTTACGCCTGGCGAAAGGCGATCGTGTCGCTGTGCTGGATAATCGAGGGATAATCTATACCGTGGTTCTGCGGGATGAAACCGCAAAAGGTCAACGGGTTGGTGATATTGTTCGCACTCAAATGGCAACATCCGAACCTCGGGTGCAGATTTCGCTTTTCATTGGACTGTCCAGCCGTGAAAAGATGGAGTGGATCTTCCAGAAGGGCACTGAAATTGGTGTGTCTGCCTTTTGCCCTTTTGTTTCTACGCGGACTTTGATAAGCAATACCGGATTGACTGAGGGAAAAATGTCTCGCTGGAAGCGGATTATTCAGGAAGCAGCAGAGCAATCCGGGCGTGGAAAGCTACCGGTGCTGAATGCACCGGAGAAATTGGCAGATTGCTTTCTTAATGCAACCCAAACGAATGGTCTGTGCCTGCTGGCCTGGGAAGGCTTGCCTGAGGGTAGGGTTAACTTTAAGGAAGCACTGCGAGGTTTCACAGGGGACAAGCTGGCGTTGTTCGTGGGTCCAGAAGGTGGCTTTTCTGATGCTGAAGTGGCTTCAGCGCAGGGTGCTGGATGCCAGCTGGTAACCCTGGGCGCCCGGATTTTTCGAATGGAAACAGCGGCGATTGTTTTTCCTGCCCTGGCTCTTCATGAGCTTGGTTCTGAATAA
- the murJ gene encoding murein biosynthesis integral membrane protein MurJ has translation MKKTSRLSRVSLLLFFFFGLGKLVAIVRTVIIGRQFGLSAELDVFNAANNLPDLLFALISGGALAIAFIPVLSETLAKEGRESAWKLFSRIANLAFLVTAVLALVISVFAKPLVGWELGVAPGFSTEQQVLAVQLMRLNLVATLIFSISGLVIAGLHANQHFLLPAIAPLVYDGGRIFGAIVLAPSVGYRIAGIQLPAFNMGIHGLVYGVIIGAALHLLIQVPGLIKHKFKWFASLNLKDQSVRNVLRLMGPRLVNMVFIQLFFLAQDNLASRLPEGSLTALSFGWWIQQVPQTMIGTAIATALLPTLSDHIAAGDQAAFKNTIERSLKVMIAVSLPIAMILSLASLPLIEVAFKYSFGESQMILRATQAFLVGLLGHNIVDLCVRSFFARQRPREPLAISALGFLINLGLAIALMRWLSFGGIALANSLSYSIQGLLLIVMLNRQLPEKFRLRGALVRGGLSACLAGLSIWLVMTVISIPVSALMLALAAIVIGALAGAIPIWKDIRMLVHL, from the coding sequence ATGAAAAAGACCAGCCGGCTCAGCCGGGTTTCGCTGCTTTTGTTTTTCTTTTTTGGGCTGGGTAAATTGGTGGCGATTGTGCGGACCGTCATCATTGGCAGGCAATTTGGCTTATCTGCAGAGCTGGATGTTTTCAATGCCGCCAATAATTTACCGGATCTCTTGTTTGCGCTTATTTCAGGTGGTGCGTTGGCGATTGCGTTTATCCCTGTTCTCTCGGAGACACTGGCAAAAGAGGGACGAGAATCGGCATGGAAATTGTTTTCACGGATTGCGAACCTGGCATTTCTCGTCACGGCAGTTTTGGCGCTGGTCATTTCGGTGTTTGCAAAACCGCTTGTTGGCTGGGAGTTAGGAGTCGCTCCCGGTTTTTCAACTGAACAACAAGTTCTGGCAGTTCAATTAATGCGCTTGAACCTGGTTGCCACCCTGATCTTTTCGATCAGCGGCCTGGTGATCGCCGGGTTGCATGCCAATCAACATTTTCTTCTGCCAGCAATAGCGCCGCTGGTCTATGACGGAGGACGGATTTTTGGCGCTATCGTATTAGCGCCGAGTGTTGGGTACAGGATTGCCGGAATCCAATTGCCTGCTTTCAACATGGGAATTCACGGCTTGGTCTATGGTGTGATCATTGGCGCAGCGCTTCACTTATTAATTCAGGTGCCAGGCTTGATAAAGCATAAATTTAAATGGTTTGCCAGTCTGAACCTGAAGGATCAATCGGTCCGAAATGTTTTAAGGTTGATGGGACCGCGTTTGGTGAATATGGTCTTCATTCAATTGTTTTTCCTGGCTCAGGACAATCTGGCCTCTCGATTACCAGAAGGTTCTTTGACAGCCTTGAGTTTTGGATGGTGGATTCAACAGGTGCCTCAAACGATGATCGGCACTGCGATTGCGACCGCGTTGCTGCCGACCCTGTCGGATCATATTGCAGCGGGTGACCAAGCGGCATTCAAAAACACGATCGAGCGGTCGTTAAAGGTGATGATTGCGGTGTCTTTGCCAATTGCGATGATCCTGTCTCTGGCCAGTTTGCCGCTGATCGAGGTGGCTTTTAAATATAGTTTTGGTGAATCACAAATGATTCTGAGGGCTACACAGGCTTTTCTGGTCGGCCTGCTGGGACACAATATTGTGGACCTGTGTGTGCGCTCGTTTTTTGCCCGTCAACGCCCACGCGAGCCGCTGGCAATTTCAGCCCTGGGATTCTTGATTAACCTTGGATTGGCGATCGCGCTGATGCGTTGGCTGTCCTTTGGGGGGATCGCGCTGGCTAACTCTCTTTCGTATAGTATTCAAGGTTTGTTGTTAATTGTCATGCTCAACCGTCAACTCCCAGAGAAATTTCGATTACGGGGTGCGTTAGTACGGGGAGGATTGAGCGCGTGCCTGGCTGGATTAAGCATCTGGTTGGTGATGACTGTGATTTCAATACCGGTTTCAGCACTGATGCTGGCATTAGCAGCGATTGTTATCGGTGCACTGGCAGGGGCAATCCCGATCTGGAAAGACATCCGTATGCTTGTCCACCTGTAA